From a single Lactococcus allomyrinae genomic region:
- the mraY gene encoding phospho-N-acetylmuramoyl-pentapeptide-transferase, translated as MLLNGIGAGVISMILTMIGIPRFIMFFHKKKLGGQPTLEDVKQHASKAGTPTMGGFVFVVVSLLVSLIVALIFGRFTSGFITAWWVFAMYAVIGFLDDFLKVFKQINEGLTAKQKMLAQIVIGIVSFLIYNHEASTNVLNILGWKLDLGIFFSIFIIIWLVGWSNAVNLTDGIDGLASITVAISLTAYAIIAVAHHQYDILLIILSVVGSLIGFFFFNHKPAKIFMGDVGSLALGGFLAIISILLHAEWTLVLIGAVYVIETLSVMLQVAYFKKTGGKRIFRMTPIHHHFELGGFSGKSTGWSEWKIDIVFWLFTAVLSAVALWIYFIFQ; from the coding sequence ATGTTATTGAATGGAATAGGGGCTGGAGTGATTTCAATGATTTTAACGATGATTGGAATTCCTCGCTTCATTATGTTTTTCCATAAGAAAAAACTAGGAGGCCAGCCTACGCTTGAAGATGTGAAGCAACACGCTAGCAAGGCTGGAACACCTACAATGGGTGGTTTCGTATTCGTTGTTGTTTCTTTGCTTGTTTCACTTATTGTTGCATTGATTTTTGGTCGTTTTACTTCAGGATTCATTACTGCGTGGTGGGTTTTCGCAATGTACGCTGTCATTGGATTCTTGGATGATTTCTTGAAAGTATTCAAACAAATCAATGAAGGACTAACTGCAAAACAAAAGATGTTGGCTCAGATTGTCATTGGGATTGTTTCATTTTTAATCTATAATCATGAGGCAAGTACAAATGTGCTGAATATTTTAGGTTGGAAATTGGATTTAGGTATTTTCTTTTCAATCTTCATCATTATCTGGTTGGTTGGTTGGTCTAATGCTGTAAATTTGACGGATGGAATTGATGGATTAGCTTCAATCACTGTGGCGATTTCATTAACGGCCTATGCAATTATTGCAGTTGCACATCATCAATATGATATTTTGTTGATTATTTTATCTGTAGTTGGTAGTTTAATTGGGTTCTTTTTCTTTAATCATAAGCCAGCGAAGATTTTTATGGGTGATGTCGGAAGTTTAGCTTTAGGTGGATTTTTGGCGATTATTTCAATTTTACTTCATGCAGAGTGGACACTGGTTCTGATTGGTGCGGTATATGTCATTGAGACCTTATCTGTTATGCTGCAAGTCGCTTATTTCAAGAAAACAGGAGGTAAAAGAATTTTTCGGATGACACCGATTCATCATCATTTTGAATTGGGTGGATTTTCTGGGAAATCTACTGGTTGGTCTGAGTGGAAAATTGATATTGTGTTCTGGTTATTTACGGCAGTTTTATCAGCAGTTGCACTCTGGATTTACTTTATTTTTCAATAG
- a CDS encoding penicillin-binding transpeptidase domain-containing protein, whose product MIKFFKKLFSFPFRKISRNAKRTNLGPERNRKHVGKSLFFLAIALFTIFIFRFVWLITVNHVGDTNLKVMATSNYESTINVPATRGTIYDRNGTPIAVDSSTYTIFVVLDKSQKDANGNKLYADSAEFSKIEDFLNKNLGIDRTLIDSQLHSKLKQVQFGSKGSNISLQKMQALRKSADDEKLVGIGFSEQGSRSYPLGNFASQFIGIARPDDSTTSQTLKGDMGLEKAFNSILSGKNGVETYQKDILGRPIPGTTKVIKPVKNGQDVYTTLSAPLQQTLETRMDAAVQDTGAQTLEATLVDAHTGEILATSQRPTYTPTTINTAEKQKNFTWNSLLSQSAFEPGSVMKTFLMASALDSNKVDLNATYQRKLQVYDATINDWDVTENKSYTLPEVVNYAQGFAMSSNIGMSRIEMNMGNSLWDSYLNKFKFGLKTRAGLDGEVPGSLPSANLVSQIQSAFGQGIAVTPIQLIRGWTAIAGNGTMLEPHIVNKIYDPNTKTTLQSEKEIIGHPVSNASVTKVRDLMVDVNTDPVYGTSYSTTGDPDENISPGPLFMVNGQPAAVKTGTAQIASTTGGYMDGSQDYLYSAVVMYPPKNPDFIFYMNVKIPSEPWTLKYIARVANPLLTQAESKKSELNTVDNTDKAGKVTLSDYKGADPGETSDSLRRTVLNPVIVGSGTKITAQSIAAGEKVSANTRVLLLTDDKNQSMPDMYDWSKDEVEQLAKWYDLKVTYEGSGNHVQTQSIGAVTSAKKGQSLTVKMGT is encoded by the coding sequence ATGATAAAATTTTTTAAGAAATTATTCTCTTTTCCGTTTAGAAAAATATCAAGAAATGCAAAAAGAACTAATTTAGGGCCAGAAAGAAATCGTAAACATGTAGGTAAGAGCCTCTTTTTCCTAGCTATTGCTTTGTTTACGATTTTTATATTTCGCTTTGTTTGGCTGATTACAGTCAATCATGTGGGAGATACTAACCTAAAGGTTATGGCAACAAGCAATTATGAGAGTACAATTAATGTGCCAGCTACACGCGGAACGATTTATGATAGAAATGGTACTCCGATTGCGGTAGATTCAAGTACTTATACAATTTTTGTTGTCCTTGATAAGTCACAAAAGGATGCAAATGGTAATAAGCTTTATGCAGATAGTGCCGAATTTTCCAAAATTGAAGATTTTCTGAATAAAAATTTAGGCATTGACCGTACTCTAATTGATAGCCAACTTCATTCCAAACTGAAACAAGTCCAGTTTGGAAGCAAAGGTTCAAACATTTCATTGCAAAAAATGCAAGCTTTGAGAAAGTCCGCAGACGATGAAAAACTTGTCGGAATTGGATTCTCGGAGCAAGGGAGTCGTTCTTACCCTTTAGGAAATTTTGCATCACAGTTTATCGGAATCGCACGTCCCGATGATTCTACCACTTCTCAGACTCTTAAGGGAGATATGGGCTTAGAAAAAGCTTTTAACAGCATTTTAAGTGGTAAAAACGGTGTTGAAACCTATCAAAAAGATATTCTTGGACGCCCAATTCCAGGTACAACCAAGGTAATCAAACCTGTAAAAAATGGACAAGATGTATACACAACTTTATCAGCCCCATTGCAACAAACGCTAGAAACACGGATGGATGCGGCGGTACAAGATACAGGAGCCCAAACACTTGAGGCGACATTAGTTGATGCCCATACAGGGGAGATTTTAGCAACGAGTCAGCGTCCTACCTATACTCCTACAACGATTAACACTGCTGAAAAACAAAAAAACTTTACTTGGAATAGTTTGCTCTCTCAGTCGGCATTCGAGCCAGGTTCCGTCATGAAAACATTCTTGATGGCATCAGCGTTGGATAGTAATAAAGTTGATCTTAATGCAACTTATCAACGTAAATTGCAGGTTTATGATGCGACTATTAATGACTGGGATGTGACAGAAAATAAGAGCTATACTTTACCTGAAGTTGTCAACTATGCTCAAGGTTTTGCAATGTCTTCAAATATTGGGATGAGTAGAATCGAAATGAATATGGGAAATAGTTTGTGGGATAGTTATCTTAACAAATTCAAGTTTGGTTTGAAAACACGTGCAGGTCTAGATGGCGAAGTGCCTGGTTCTCTTCCTTCAGCCAATCTAGTATCACAAATCCAATCAGCCTTTGGCCAAGGGATTGCTGTGACTCCGATTCAGCTAATTAGAGGTTGGACGGCAATTGCGGGTAATGGTACAATGCTTGAACCGCACATCGTGAACAAGATTTATGATCCTAATACAAAAACTACCTTACAATCTGAAAAAGAAATCATTGGTCATCCAGTTTCTAATGCTTCTGTGACTAAAGTTCGTGATTTGATGGTGGATGTAAATACCGACCCTGTTTATGGAACATCATATTCTACTACTGGAGATCCAGATGAGAATATCTCTCCAGGGCCTCTATTTATGGTAAATGGTCAACCTGCTGCTGTTAAAACAGGTACTGCACAGATTGCATCAACAACAGGAGGATATATGGATGGTTCACAGGACTATCTTTATTCTGCAGTTGTAATGTATCCACCGAAGAATCCTGATTTTATTTTCTATATGAATGTTAAAATCCCATCTGAGCCGTGGACTTTGAAGTATATTGCTCGTGTAGCTAATCCCCTTCTTACTCAAGCAGAGAGTAAAAAGAGCGAGTTAAACACTGTTGACAATACAGATAAGGCAGGTAAAGTGACACTTTCTGACTACAAAGGAGCTGACCCTGGAGAAACATCAGACAGCTTACGTCGAACAGTACTTAACCCAGTTATAGTAGGGTCTGGAACAAAAATTACAGCTCAATCAATTGCTGCTGGAGAAAAAGTTTCTGCTAATACTAGGGTGCTCTTATTGACTGATGATAAGAATCAATCAATGCCAGATATGTATGATTGGTCCAAAGATGAGGTAGAGCAGTTAGCAAAATGGTACGATTTGAAAGTAACGTATGAAGGTTCTGGTAATCATGTTCAAACACAGAGCATAGGAGCAGTCACAAGTGCTAAGAAAGGTCAGTCACTAACCGTGAAAATGGGAACATAG
- the ftsL2 gene encoding cell division protein FtsL, giving the protein MAAQPKEYFDIETAAKKDSYLIDKNSLAPEVLASKFKKFSGVEKVFYLAMVVAALVLAVGLLYVKTKTLEVQDNTMTIKSQISEQTTKSSEYDQQILDLASPNRVIDTANKAGMKQDPSNELKATK; this is encoded by the coding sequence ATGGCAGCACAGCCGAAAGAGTACTTTGATATAGAAACTGCGGCGAAGAAAGATAGTTATCTCATTGATAAAAATTCTCTTGCTCCAGAAGTTCTAGCAAGTAAGTTTAAAAAATTTAGTGGTGTTGAAAAGGTATTCTACTTGGCGATGGTAGTTGCCGCTTTAGTGTTGGCTGTTGGACTGTTATATGTGAAGACAAAGACACTTGAAGTTCAGGATAATACGATGACGATAAAATCTCAAATTTCTGAGCAGACAACAAAAAGTTCCGAATACGATCAACAAATATTAGACTTAGCTTCACCAAATCGAGTAATAGATACTGCAAATAAAGCAGGAATGAAACAAGATCCTTCTAATGAATTGAAAGCAACAAAATGA
- the rsmH gene encoding 16S rRNA (cytosine(1402)-N(4))-methyltransferase RsmH: MEFKHDTVLLHETVDMLEVKPNGIYVDATLGGAGHSEYLLSKLTTGHLYAFDQDETAHENAKIRLKTQLIENKVTLVKSNFRYLKSVLADLGITKIDGILYDLGVSSPQFDDSKRGFSYKKEARLDMRMNQMQQLSAYEVVNGYSYEDLVRIFFRYGEDKFSKQIARKIEQARKNKPIESTIELADLIKSALPQKELKKKGHPAKRIFQAIRIEVNDELGAAEESIEQAIDLLKVGGRISVITFHSLEDRLTKNIFKEYSTVNVPKGLPMLPKEMEAKLKLVNRKPVIATEDELESNNRAHSAKLRVAQKQRD, encoded by the coding sequence ATGGAATTCAAGCACGATACAGTCCTATTACATGAAACCGTAGATATGCTTGAGGTCAAGCCCAATGGAATTTACGTTGATGCTACATTAGGTGGTGCAGGGCATAGTGAATATCTTTTGAGTAAACTTACCACAGGTCATTTGTACGCTTTTGACCAAGACGAAACCGCTCATGAAAATGCGAAAATTCGTCTTAAAACACAGCTTATTGAAAATAAAGTAACACTAGTGAAGAGTAACTTTCGTTACTTAAAATCAGTACTTGCTGATCTAGGAATCACAAAAATTGACGGAATCTTATATGATTTAGGAGTTTCCAGTCCACAGTTTGACGATAGCAAGCGTGGTTTTTCTTATAAAAAAGAGGCACGTTTAGATATGCGAATGAATCAAATGCAACAACTCTCGGCATATGAAGTTGTCAACGGTTATTCTTATGAAGATTTGGTTCGAATTTTCTTTCGCTACGGTGAAGATAAATTTTCTAAACAAATTGCGCGTAAGATTGAACAAGCAAGAAAAAATAAACCTATTGAATCTACAATAGAACTTGCTGATTTAATTAAATCAGCACTTCCTCAAAAAGAATTAAAGAAAAAAGGGCATCCTGCTAAGCGAATTTTTCAAGCCATCAGAATAGAAGTTAATGATGAACTTGGAGCAGCAGAAGAATCAATTGAACAAGCAATAGACTTGTTGAAAGTGGGAGGGCGGATTTCCGTCATCACTTTTCATTCACTTGAAGATCGTTTAACAAAAAATATATTTAAAGAATATAGCACGGTAAATGTTCCGAAAGGGTTGCCTATGCTTCCCAAAGAAATGGAAGCTAAACTCAAACTGGTTAATCGCAAACCAGTAATTGCAACTGAAGATGAACTTGAGTCCAACAATAGGGCACATAGTGCCAAACTTCGTGTTGCACAAAAACAACGAGATTAA
- a CDS encoding DUF805 domain-containing protein — MLQAYKKFWTGYGSFRERTTRKDFWLATFVQIIFLIFFYAGYQIFAHIGHPVLPNVLTALSYFFLLLLWIYFLVTLVPFISMTVRRLRDAGLAYGLIFLNFIPILGSFVLLVLNLLPHSKDKAEIPEFIAPKRKNVVLDDKGKIGILRALKYYFRGYFSFSGRTSRRSFWWTQLVFAIFGILFIIFFVMNKALDQLIFGQIFVGTEVMEFILVIYVIGLFFPQLTVHIRRLRDAGLTNFAIATLLGGIGAIVIFKVILWKIIDLSYGVNHYDLINYLLFLLIMILIIAIFSVEMMKSDELATEEKTLIFRKID; from the coding sequence GTGCTTCAAGCTTACAAAAAATTTTGGACAGGATACGGCAGTTTTCGAGAGCGAACAACAAGGAAAGATTTCTGGTTAGCCACGTTTGTCCAAATTATCTTTTTGATATTTTTCTATGCAGGATATCAAATTTTCGCTCATATAGGTCACCCCGTCCTTCCTAACGTTTTGACTGCGCTCTCTTACTTTTTCCTGTTGTTATTATGGATTTATTTTCTGGTAACTTTGGTTCCCTTTATCTCAATGACGGTTAGGAGATTAAGAGATGCAGGACTTGCTTATGGTCTGATATTTCTTAACTTTATCCCTATTCTAGGGAGCTTTGTACTATTGGTCTTAAATCTTCTTCCTCACTCAAAAGATAAGGCAGAAATTCCAGAGTTTATAGCTCCAAAAAGAAAAAATGTTGTACTGGATGACAAGGGAAAAATTGGAATCTTACGTGCTTTAAAGTATTATTTCCGAGGCTATTTCTCTTTTTCAGGACGTACAAGTAGAAGAAGTTTTTGGTGGACACAGCTTGTTTTTGCGATTTTTGGAATTTTGTTTATTATATTTTTTGTTATGAATAAAGCGTTAGATCAGCTCATTTTTGGACAAATTTTTGTAGGAACAGAAGTGATGGAATTCATTCTTGTTATTTACGTTATCGGCTTATTCTTCCCACAACTTACAGTACATATTCGTCGTTTGCGTGATGCTGGTTTGACAAATTTTGCAATTGCTACTCTTCTGGGTGGCATAGGTGCGATAGTAATTTTTAAGGTAATCCTATGGAAAATTATTGATTTAAGCTATGGGGTGAATCACTATGACCTTATCAACTATCTATTATTCCTACTGATAATGATTCTCATCATAGCAATATTTAGTGTAGAAATGATGAAATCGGATGAACTAGCAACAGAAGAAAAAACACTAATATTTAGAAAAATAGACTGA
- a CDS encoding DUF805 domain-containing protein, with protein MIKAYIKYWKKSFDFQSYSSRSDYWWVFLVNAIIFAILNGIRFFTMIPQVSEVLGKSSSLSQNEMGQKVLDLSLKPTGSLLAVSVIIAIVGLIVLIPNTSLTARRLSDAGMPWWIAIIFGLSAFIVVINSFIHNSFLGNLGLLFNIITLITYILCIFPTKYKEDEEDDSRIYE; from the coding sequence ATGATTAAAGCTTATATTAAATATTGGAAGAAATCATTCGATTTCCAAAGTTACTCAAGCCGTTCAGACTATTGGTGGGTTTTTCTCGTCAATGCCATTATCTTTGCCATCCTTAACGGAATTCGATTTTTTACAATGATTCCTCAAGTGAGTGAAGTTTTAGGGAAATCATCATCGCTTTCACAAAATGAAATGGGACAAAAAGTTTTAGATTTATCATTAAAACCTACAGGCAGTTTACTTGCAGTCAGTGTTATTATTGCAATTGTAGGCTTGATTGTCCTTATTCCAAATACTAGTCTGACTGCAAGACGACTAAGTGATGCAGGAATGCCTTGGTGGATTGCAATTATTTTTGGTTTAAGTGCCTTTATCGTGGTTATCAATTCTTTCATTCACAATAGTTTTTTGGGAAATTTGGGCCTATTATTTAATATCATCACATTGATTACGTATATTCTATGTATTTTTCCAACAAAATATAAAGAAGATGAAGAAGATGATTCAAGAATTTATGAATAA
- the recN gene encoding DNA repair protein RecN, whose translation MLQEISIKNFAIIEEIHLSFENGMTILTGETGAGKSIIIDAMSLLLGGRSSTDFVRHGAGKAEIEGLFFFEKASGLLSALTAIGFEDVHHEIILRREIFANGRSVCRINGQMVNLTTLREIGEFLVDIHGQHDSQELMNPKSHLHLLDEFGDENFEKIKDSYQEKFEQFKNLRQQLTTRQKNEQEFAKRIEILQFQEEEIEAAAINLIDDESLAGRREKLNNIKNIAESLSTAALALDDEDGDYSSLNNIRTTMTELDGISNFDNEYRDLADKTAESYYILEDVASQIRRVMDALEFNPSELLQIEDRIMTLNTLRKKYGPELTDVVNYLEKVRLELSELTGSEHDSEWLDQAVRTAQNELIKSSQALNQERHKIAAELEQDIKHELADLYMEKADFRVNFEKAKFSLLGNEHIEFFIQTNPGEGFKPLAKTASGGELSRLMLAIKSSFSRRENKTSIVFDEVDTGVSGRVAQAIANKIYKIAKSGQVLAISHLPQVVAIADTQFYIEKASTNDVTTSTVRKLKFEERVNEIAKMLAGDDLTKEALAQAKRLLTK comes from the coding sequence ATGTTACAAGAAATTTCAATCAAGAATTTTGCAATTATTGAAGAAATTCACCTTTCTTTTGAAAATGGAATGACAATTTTGACGGGAGAAACAGGAGCAGGGAAATCAATTATTATTGATGCAATGAGTCTGCTTTTGGGAGGACGTTCGTCAACAGATTTTGTCCGTCATGGTGCGGGGAAAGCTGAGATAGAGGGATTGTTTTTCTTTGAGAAAGCATCGGGACTCCTGTCAGCACTGACAGCGATCGGTTTTGAAGATGTTCACCATGAGATTATTCTTAGACGTGAAATTTTTGCTAATGGTCGTTCAGTTTGTCGAATCAATGGACAGATGGTTAATCTGACAACTTTGCGTGAGATTGGTGAATTTCTTGTTGATATTCATGGTCAGCATGACAGTCAAGAATTAATGAATCCTAAAAGTCATCTGCATTTACTTGATGAATTTGGGGACGAAAATTTTGAAAAAATTAAAGATAGTTACCAAGAAAAATTTGAACAATTTAAAAATCTTCGTCAACAATTGACAACCAGACAAAAAAATGAGCAAGAATTTGCCAAGCGGATTGAAATCCTCCAATTTCAGGAAGAAGAAATCGAAGCAGCAGCCATAAATTTGATAGATGATGAGTCTCTTGCTGGACGTCGAGAAAAGTTAAATAATATTAAAAACATCGCGGAATCTTTAAGCACTGCGGCCTTAGCTTTAGATGACGAGGATGGAGATTACTCTAGTCTTAACAATATTCGGACAACAATGACAGAACTTGATGGCATTAGCAATTTTGACAATGAGTATCGAGATCTTGCTGACAAAACAGCAGAAAGTTATTACATCCTTGAAGATGTTGCGAGTCAAATTCGTCGTGTTATGGATGCCCTTGAATTTAATCCGTCAGAACTTTTGCAAATCGAAGATCGGATAATGACACTTAACACTTTGCGCAAAAAGTATGGTCCAGAATTGACTGATGTCGTCAATTATCTAGAAAAAGTACGGTTAGAATTGTCAGAACTGACAGGCTCTGAGCATGATTCAGAATGGCTAGATCAAGCAGTCAGAACAGCACAAAATGAGCTGATAAAATCCAGCCAAGCGTTAAATCAAGAGCGACATAAGATAGCAGCAGAGCTTGAACAAGACATCAAACATGAACTTGCTGATTTGTATATGGAGAAAGCTGATTTTAGAGTCAACTTTGAGAAAGCCAAATTTTCATTGCTTGGCAATGAGCATATTGAATTTTTTATTCAAACCAATCCAGGAGAAGGTTTTAAACCACTAGCTAAAACAGCCTCAGGTGGCGAACTTTCTAGATTAATGTTAGCAATAAAATCAAGTTTTTCAAGACGTGAAAATAAAACTTCTATTGTCTTTGATGAGGTAGATACAGGTGTATCGGGTCGTGTCGCTCAAGCGATTGCCAATAAGATTTATAAAATAGCGAAAAGTGGTCAAGTTTTAGCAATTTCTCATCTTCCGCAAGTTGTTGCCATTGCAGATACTCAATTTTATATTGAAAAAGCCTCCACAAATGATGTAACGACTTCGACAGTAAGAAAACTCAAGTTTGAGGAACGTGTCAATGAAATTGCTAAAATGCTTGCAGGCGATGACTTGACAAAAGAAGCCCTCGCACAGGCAAAGCGCTTGCTGACAAAGTAA
- a CDS encoding arginine repressor has translation MKREERLNFIANLIKENEIKTQEELVSRLLAHQIDVTQATISRDIKSLALIKVPAETGGYRYDLPKNNEALQSSLHKALAFDAITKVKIHESMIALCTNPGTTSLVKKYLLQECDSEIFSITTDDDSVLVIFETNDEAKKVYESLIV, from the coding sequence ATGAAAAGAGAAGAACGTTTAAACTTTATTGCAAATCTCATCAAAGAAAATGAAATTAAAACGCAAGAAGAACTTGTATCACGGTTACTTGCGCATCAAATTGATGTGACTCAGGCAACCATTTCACGAGATATAAAATCTCTTGCTTTAATCAAAGTTCCAGCTGAAACTGGTGGATATCGGTATGATTTGCCTAAAAATAATGAAGCCCTACAATCAAGCTTGCATAAAGCACTTGCTTTTGATGCAATTACTAAGGTAAAAATTCATGAGAGCATGATTGCACTCTGTACAAATCCTGGGACGACAAGTCTTGTGAAAAAATATTTATTACAAGAATGTGACTCAGAAATTTTCTCAATAACCACAGATGATGACAGTGTTCTAGTTATTTTTGAAACAAATGATGAGGCTAAGAAAGTTTACGAGTCACTGATTGTTTAA
- a CDS encoding TlyA family RNA methyltransferase has translation MKERVDVLATNQGLFETREQARRGVMAGLVVDSKNGERFDKPGQKIDEGVELRLKGEKLKYVSRGGLKLEKALHEFELSVSGQVCLDIGSSTGGFTDVMLQNGAKRVYALDVGTNQLAWKIRNDERVLVMEQFNFRNAQLEDFTAGQPEFSSIDVSFISLDLILPPLYDILCEGGNVVALIKPQFEAGREQVGKNGIIKEPKVHKMTIDKVLKTATKLGFSVKNLTFSPIKGGAGNVEFLVYLTKDGKGEIENTVNIESVLQEESEKL, from the coding sequence ATGAAAGAAAGAGTAGATGTTCTAGCGACAAATCAAGGACTGTTTGAAACGCGAGAGCAGGCAAGGCGTGGTGTGATGGCGGGACTTGTTGTAGATAGTAAAAACGGGGAGCGCTTTGACAAACCAGGTCAGAAGATTGACGAGGGAGTTGAGTTACGGCTCAAAGGTGAAAAGTTAAAGTATGTCAGTCGTGGTGGTTTGAAGCTTGAGAAAGCCTTGCATGAATTTGAATTGTCTGTTTCAGGTCAGGTTTGTCTTGACATCGGCAGTTCCACGGGTGGTTTTACGGATGTCATGTTGCAAAACGGAGCGAAACGAGTTTATGCTCTTGATGTCGGAACAAATCAGTTGGCTTGGAAAATCAGGAATGATGAACGTGTGCTTGTTATGGAACAGTTTAATTTCCGCAATGCACAGCTAGAGGATTTTACGGCAGGGCAACCAGAATTTAGCTCCATTGATGTCAGTTTTATCAGCTTGGACTTGATTTTACCGCCACTTTATGACATTCTGTGTGAAGGCGGCAATGTGGTGGCTTTGATTAAACCGCAGTTTGAGGCAGGACGTGAGCAGGTGGGCAAAAATGGAATTATTAAAGAGCCTAAAGTCCATAAAATGACAATTGATAAAGTATTAAAAACAGCAACAAAATTAGGATTTTCGGTAAAAAATCTCACTTTTTCGCCCATTAAAGGTGGTGCTGGGAATGTTGAATTTTTGGTTTATTTGACCAAAGATGGAAAAGGTGAAATTGAAAATACAGTCAATATTGAATCAGTTTTACAAGAAGAGAGCGAGAAACTATGA
- a CDS encoding GNAT family N-acetyltransferase, whose amino-acid sequence MTKIDLYSDEKYSFIAAAYQLADTRHTGGAGNVIARCAVDSEKFPVVILDDEGNLVGFFCLHIGKGPEQYGFSGEDVILLRAFSIDDRFRRQGYASSALTGLPALIHEQISSQIHQIVLAVNAENIVAQKTYEKAGFDRLPQVFEGTLGPLLIMEKAI is encoded by the coding sequence GTGACAAAAATTGATCTTTATAGTGATGAAAAGTATAGTTTTATAGCGGCAGCCTATCAGCTTGCTGATACAAGACATACAGGCGGTGCGGGCAATGTGATTGCGCGTTGTGCAGTGGATTCTGAAAAATTTCCTGTTGTCATTTTGGATGACGAAGGGAATTTGGTTGGATTTTTCTGTTTGCATATCGGGAAAGGTCCTGAGCAGTATGGTTTTTCAGGAGAGGATGTGATTTTGCTCCGTGCCTTTTCGATTGATGACCGATTTCGCAGGCAGGGTTATGCTTCGTCAGCACTTACAGGTCTGCCAGCGTTGATTCACGAGCAGATTTCGTCTCAGATTCATCAGATTGTTTTGGCGGTCAATGCTGAAAATATTGTGGCACAAAAAACTTATGAAAAAGCAGGTTTTGACAGGCTTCCGCAGGTTTTTGAAGGGACATTAGGTCCACTTCTCATCATGGAAAAAGCAATATGA
- a CDS encoding GNAT family N-acetyltransferase produces MNFSLKILSEHHKAEIEVFFEQASDYAILESGFSNPQSEAMNLLHDFPDGKVEQDKFVYGVFSQTNELVGVVDLIKDFPENNEWMLGLLDFIPSVRHQGLGKEVHQLLVEQVKSAGGKSLRIGVLHKNTTALRFWKGLGYQKFKEVMMTFGAKIQKVDVMRLKV; encoded by the coding sequence ATGAATTTTTCATTAAAAATTTTATCAGAACATCATAAAGCTGAGATTGAAGTATTTTTTGAACAAGCGAGTGATTATGCCATACTGGAAAGTGGTTTTTCCAATCCGCAGAGTGAAGCGATGAATCTGTTACATGATTTTCCAGATGGAAAAGTGGAGCAAGACAAGTTTGTTTATGGTGTTTTTAGTCAAACAAATGAATTGGTTGGTGTTGTAGATTTAATTAAAGATTTCCCTGAAAATAACGAGTGGATGCTTGGACTGCTTGATTTTATCCCATCTGTACGTCATCAAGGATTGGGAAAAGAAGTTCATCAGCTGTTGGTTGAACAAGTAAAATCTGCTGGCGGAAAAAGCTTGAGAATTGGTGTTTTACATAAAAATACTACTGCTTTGCGTTTTTGGAAAGGTTTAGGTTATCAAAAATTTAAAGAAGTGATGATGACCTTTGGAGCTAAAATTCAAAAAGTAGATGTAATGAGGCTAAAAGTGTGA